A region from the Coturnix japonica isolate 7356 chromosome 28, Coturnix japonica 2.1, whole genome shotgun sequence genome encodes:
- the TMEM59L gene encoding transmembrane protein 59-like: MAAPRPPALFAVGLALTAATVTAAAGGDPFSAQLGDTGPCQRQCGRRVQPRAADAVLSACHRGCRLFSICHFVDASAGLNTTRAECEAACTEAYVGEEEQWGCRTGCREQLPHVQRREQSSEVKAPSFSVLDLVSSFCTDIVSSAHSFISSTWTFYLQADDGKVVVFQSQPHMDFPLPEAQMTQPEWLGPGADAHSPQPHTGPQQKEEIPPSRKDPWGKTKPADAPQPEHDFLGCMAKRSGLPRWILAACLFLSIVVMLWLSCASLVTAPEQHIRTQPLSINGDRECLEGPRGPSAFPLPPVIAVTLCPTHGEDVGPLPLKVDLDKTIL; encoded by the exons ATGgcggccccgcgcccccccGCTCTGTTCGCTGTCGGCCTCGCTCTCACCGCCGCCACCGTCACCGCCGCCGCCGGGGGGGATCCGTTCTCGGCTCAGCTCGGGGACACCGGCCCCTGTCAGCGGCAGTGCGGCCGCAGAGTGCAGCCCCGGGCGGCG GACGCCGTGCTCAGCGCCTGTCACCGCGGCTGTCGGCTGTTTTCCATCTGTCACTTCGTGGATGCGAGTGCGGGGCTGAACACCACCAGGGCTGAATGCGAGGCAG cctgcACCGAGGCCTACGTTGGAGAGGaggagcagtggggctgcagaaCCGGGTGTCGTGAGCAGCTGCCCCATGTGCAGAGGAGGGAGCAG AGCTCGGAGGTGAAGGCGCCGTCGTTCTCGGTGCTGGATTTGGTCTCTTCTTTCTGCACCGACATCGTCAGCTCCGCTCACAGCTTCATCTCCTCCACGTGGACCTTCTACCTGCAGGCGGATGATGGGAAGGTGGTGGTGTTCCAG TCGCAGCCCCACATGGATTTCCCACTGCCCGAAGCTCAGATGACCCAACCTGAATGGCTGGGACCAGGGGCTGATGCCCACTCCCCCCAACCACACACAG GCCcccagcagaaggaagagattcCCCCCTCCAGGAAGGATCCATGGGGCAAAACCAAACCTGCGGATGCACCACAACCAGAGCACGACTTCCTGGGCTGCATGGCCAA GCGCTCAGGGCTCCCCCGCTGGATCCTGGCTGCCTGCCTCTTCCTCTCCATCGTGGTGATGctgtggctgagctgtgccagcctGGTGACCGCCCCCGAGCAGCACATCAGGACTCAG CCTCTGAGCATCAATGGGGACAGGGAATGCCTGGAGGGCCCGCGTGGCCCCAGCGCCTTCCCACTGCCACCCGTCATCGCCGTCACTCTGTGCCCCACACATGGTGAGGATGTGGGGCCGCTGCCACTCAAGGTGGACCTGGACAAGACCATCCTGTAG